The proteins below are encoded in one region of Drosophila santomea strain STO CAGO 1482 chromosome 2R, Prin_Dsan_1.1, whole genome shotgun sequence:
- the LOC120446627 gene encoding uncharacterized protein LOC120446627, which translates to MNLTSHFLGLVFLLTVYLDLTNSFVAFTQASTHGIFAAIAVPLELPHRNVFVSYNFEANYNLPANWEKWTIFQNGPIESEEVVDDTDTDTDTDAESSRKLASDCKNCTVQENDAGGEELEDTTEVQSKERKVRSLLTRSNIYHIFIDKLKRSGFRGESCLLRLICETSAAQLDEFNGVLGSLMHVLFSPSTSESEELPLRYYQAEHDGWNGHCHFYEPGCGESILELISEPFEAIFKHIERNKI; encoded by the exons ATGAATTTGACTAGCCACTTTCTTGGCCTGGTTTTCCTTTTAACCGTCTACCTCGACCTAACCAACTCCTTTGTGGCCTTTACACAAGCCAGCACCCACGGT ATCTTCGCCGCTATCGCCGTTCCCCTCGAGTTGCCCCATCGAAATGTGTTTGTCTCGTACAATTTTGAGGCCAACTACAATTTGCCCGCAAACTGGGAGAAATGGACAATATTT CAAAATGGTCCCATAGAGTCGGAGGAAGTTGTGGACGACACTGATACGGACACTGATACGGATGCGGAGTCTTCTCGGAAACTCGCATCTGATTGCAAAAACTGCACTGTGCAGGAAAATGATGCAGGAGGTGAGGAACTGGAGGACACCACTGAAGTCCAGTCCAAAGAACGCAAAGTTAGATCCTTGCTCACACGTTCGAATATCTATCACATTTTCATAGATAAACTAAAAAG AAGTGGATTTCGAGGTGAATCTTGCTTGCTGCGACTGATTTGTGAGACAAGTGCTGCTCAATTGGACGAATTCAACGGCGTCTTGGGCAGCTTAATGCACGTTTTATTCAG TCCCAGCACATCGGAGTCTGAAGAGTTACCACTACGCTATTACCAGGCGGAACACGATGGTTGGAACGGTCATTGCCATTTCTACGAACCAGGCTGTGGCGAAAGTATTCTGGAGCTCATATCAGAACCTTTCGAAGCGATTTTTAAGCATATAGAACGcaataaaatatag
- the LOC120446073 gene encoding uncharacterized protein LOC120446073: MYRTLTFVPFLLLCAIINNLKLVKSALLYTTNSEYGIFMAISVPIGLPHRNVFLSYNYEFNYYQPEHVYKYPPILMGQDFEDSYLTYPTTGREAKGRHCQNCTDWKIEANTNSTSSNNNSTKAASREKRALTLMSRSVFYAMLRDKLRRSGFSAEPCLLRLICDTNASQLGEVNGFLGSLVHIMFSPSSSKDEHLPHEYYQAEWDGREHQECAAYAKSCDHNILDLVSVPLEQALSDIVSRRRRK, from the exons ATGTACAGAACATTGACATTTGTACCATTTCTTTTGCTTTGTGCCATAATAAATAACCTAAAATTGGTTAAATCTGCGCTACTTTATACCACCAACTCCGAGTATGGG ATATTCATGGCCATATCGGTGCCGATTGGCCTGCCACATCGCAATGTCTTTCTGTCCTATAACTACGAGTTCAATTACTATCAGCCGGAACACGTGTACAAATATCCACCGATCTTG ATGGGTCAGGACTTTGAGGACAGCTATCTCACATATCCCACCACGGGACGTGAGGCCAAAGGTCGACACTGCCAGAATTGCACAGATTGGAAAATTGAGGCAAATACAAATAGCACTTCCTCAAATAATAACTCAACTAAAGCAGCATCGCGCGAAAAGCGTGCCTTAACTCTGATGAGTCGTTCGGTTTTCTATGCAATGCTAAGGGATAAGCTGAGAAG gTCAGGGTTTTCCGCTGAACCCTGTTTGCTGCGCTTGATTTGCGATACAAATGCGTCACAACTTGGCGAAGTTAATGGATTTTTGGGCAGCCTGGTTCACATAATGTTCAG TCCCAGCAGCTCCAAGGATGAGCACCTGCCCCACGAGTATTACCAGGCCGAATGGGATGGTCGAGAGCACCAGGAGTGCGCCGCGTATGCCAAAAGCTGTGATCACAACATCTTGGACCTCGTTTCCGTGCCACTGGAACAGGCTTTGAGCGATATTGTAAGCCGACGACGGCGCAAATAA